A region of Peromyscus maniculatus bairdii isolate BWxNUB_F1_BW_parent chromosome 7, HU_Pman_BW_mat_3.1, whole genome shotgun sequence DNA encodes the following proteins:
- the LOC102912117 gene encoding olfactory receptor 8B3-like, protein MAVGNRSFVTEFILMGLTDQPSLQLPLFFLFLLMYLVTMMGNLGLIILIGLNSHLHTPMYFFLFNLSLIDFCYSSVFTPKMLLNFILDKNIISYIGCMTQLYFYSFFVISECYVLMSMAYDRYVAICNPLLYNIAMSPKICSYLMLGSYLMAFSGAMAHTGCMLRLTFCDANTINHYFCDILPVMQLSCTSTYVNELEVFIVVGINIIVPSITIFISYGFIVSSICHINSAEGRSKAFSTCSSHIIAVSLFFGSGAFMYLKPSSPGSMNKGKISSVFYTNVVPMLNPLIYSLRNKDVKVALRKTLSRWKLC, encoded by the coding sequence ATGGCTGTTGGAAATAGGTCTTTTGTGACTGAATTTATCCTGATGGGCTTAACAGACCAGCCCAGTCTCCAACTCCCTCTGTTCTTCCTATTTCTTCTAATGTATTTGGTGACTATGATGGGGAATTTGGGTTTGATaattctaattggacttaattcACATCTTCATACACCCAtgtacttttttctctttaacttgTCTTTGATAGACTTTTGCTACTCTTCAGTGTTTACACCCAAAATGCTGTTGAACTTCATATTAGATAAGAATATTATCTCTTATATAGGTTGTATGACCCAactctatttttattcattttttgttatttctgaGTGTTATGTGTTAATGTCGATGGCCTAtgatcgctatgtggccatctgtaacCCGCTCTTATATAATATTGCTATGTCCCCTAAAATATGTTCCTACCTAATGCTTGGTTCATATTTGATGGCATTTTCTGGTGCCATGGCTCACACAGGATGCATGCTGAGACTGACCTTCTGTGATGCAAACACCATCAATCACTACTTCTGTGACATCCTCCCTGTGATGCAGCTCTCCTGCACCAGCACCTACGTCAATGAATTGGAGGTTTTCATTGTGGTGGGCATCAACATCATTGTGCCCAGCATCACCATCTTTATTTCTTACGGTTTCATTGTCTCTAGTATCTGCCATATAAACTCTGCTGAGGGCAGGTCCAAGGCCTTCAGCACCTGCAGTTCCCACATAATTgctgtttctctgttctttggATCAGGTGCATTTATGTATCTTAAACCCTCCTCACCTGGGTCTATGAATAAAGGAAAAATCTCTTCTGTCTTTTATACCAATGTGGTTCCCATGCTGAATCCATTAATTTACAGCTTGAGGAACAAAGATGTTAAAGTTGCCCTTAGGAAAACCCTGAGCAGGTGGAAATTATGTTAG